Proteins from a single region of Hordeum vulgare subsp. vulgare chromosome 6H, MorexV3_pseudomolecules_assembly, whole genome shotgun sequence:
- the LOC123402027 gene encoding uncharacterized protein LOC123402027 produces MEPPPAQSMSATDDLHDKSLDGCCSCCYDCCSSILDFLCCA; encoded by the exons ATGGAGCCCCCGCCTGCTCAGTCCATGTCTGCGACCGACGACCTCCACGACAAGAGCCTCGACGGATG CTGTTCTTGCTGCTACGACTGCTGCTCCAGCATCCTGGACTTCCTTTGCTGcgcttga
- the LOC123402026 gene encoding protein ALP1-like produces MQLHTTFYIPASHIKATKVFILQNYIGAIDGTHFPMTIPPGQQDPYRNKKQGLSQNVMVACDFDMKFVHVHAGWEGSASSDARVLQDALDHGFNVPPGNFYLVDAGYANTPQFIAPYQGTRYHLRKQGRVHQRPQCYKELFNLRHAQLRDHVERIIGILKARYPILKAATMFDIDTQVDIVVACCVLHNFIRLHNGDMTLPDRATTDTNESTMKDVPGGDAKYKKDVILFNNLRQAGNEMRDAMAMQMWADYIARR; encoded by the exons atgcaacttcaTACAACCTTCTATATACCAGCATCCCATATTAAGGCAACCAAAGTTTTTATACTTCAG AACTATATTGGAGCTATTGATGGTACTCACTTTCCCATGACTATTCCTCCTGGGCAACAAGATCCATACAGAAATAAAAAACAAGGTCTTTCACAAAATGTAATGGTTGCATGTGACTTTGACATGAAGTTTGTGCATGTACATGCTGGATGGGAAGGATCTGCATCATCAGATGCAAGGGTTTTGCAAGATGCACTAGACCATGGATTCAATGTACCACCTGGAAATTTTTATCTTGTAGATGCGGGTTATGCAAATACACCCCAATTCATTGCTCCATACCAAGGAACTAGATATCATTTACGAAAGcaaggaagagttcatcaaaggccaCAATGCTACAAGGAGTTATTTAACCTTCGACATGCTCAACTACGAGATCATGTCGAAAGAATTATTGGCATATTGAAAGCAAGGTATCCCATACTAAAGGCAGCTACAATGTTTGATATTGACACACAAGTTGATATTGTAGTAGCTTGTTGTGTATTGCACAATTTCATAAGGCTCCATAATGGAGATATGACACTGCCTGACAGAGCTACAACGGATACTAATGAAAGCACTATGAAAGATGTACCAGGTGGTGATGCCAAATACAAAAAAGATGTGATTTTATTTAACAACTTGAGACAAGCTGGAAATGAGATGCGAGATGCCATGGCAATGCAAATGTGGGCAGATTACATTGCTAGAAGATAA